The genome window GGTTGACGAGGCGACACAAACACTGGCGGCAGTTGATGGTCTGTTCAAGCGACGGGTGGAGGATTCAGATAGTAGCGTGGTTGCTAGTTTGTGGCTGGCGCAATACTATATCGAGACAGGAGAGATGGTGCGAGCAGAGCGAATCGTTGACTTGATCCGCGAGCGGTGCATTACCAAAACTGGCGCGGTAAGTGAGCATAACGCGTCGTCGGTGGTAGCTTCGGCTGAATATGTCAATACCCTGCTTGATATGATCGTGGCGCAGCGGTAGATTAGCGCATGGGAATTACACCGGCCTACTGATTTGGTCGTTTGTCGCAAATAAAAAATCACCCCTATCCTAGGGGGGTGATTCTCGCTTGATGTCATTAGCCCTTGCGTGGCTTGACTTCGTTGCGACCAAGGTTTTTCTTGGTCTCAGTGTAGGTTGCGTGCTGGCGGGCCACTGGGTCGTATTTTCGGAGCGTCAACTTGCCCTGCCCTTTAGTGGTGCGGTTTTGGGTATTGACCGTGGTGTAGTACGTGCGGTGACCGCTCAAATTACTGACCAAACCAATCAACTTTCGCTTCGTATTCTTCTTTGCCATCTCTTTACTCGTTACGTTTATTTACAATCTTGACCGATTATAGCACAGATAATCCCGAAACGCTAGGGCGCTTGTTAAGGAAAATTGCTCTTGCCCTCGGGCTAATACCAACGCACCATCTCATCAAGTGGCCGGCGGCTGCGCAGGTGCGGCTGGTCGCTACGACTGGCGTACCCGAGCGCCAGCATGAGAACCGGCAGGTCTTTGGCTGGGTCGATGAGCTGGTGGGTTGTCAGTACCTCTGTCGCCTGATCAATCGAAAATCCCTCAATCGGACACGAGTCAATCCCCCGCTCCGCTGCCACCAGCATGGCAAAGCCGAGGGCGATGTACGCCTGGTGCGCTGACCACTGGTGCAGCCCGTCAGGCGTGTCCATTAGCTTAAAATCGTTCTTCGCCCACTGCTTCCAGAAGGTCTTGTAGGCGGCGCGCTCGACCAGATTCATGCGCTTTACATCACGGAGTATGTGATCGATGTGGTCGCTAAGCGCGTCGGCCGTCTTGGCGGTAAAAATCAGGAAATGACTGGCATCAAAGCGCGGCTTATTAATCGGTGCGCATTTTTTCAGACCCTGGCGTAGCTGCTGATCTTGGGCGACGATGACGTCGAATTGCTCAAAACCGTACGAGGTTGGCGTGAGGCGAATTGCCTCAAGGATCAGCTCCATATCTTGGTCAGAGATCTTTTTATTAGCATCAAATTTCTTGCAGGCATGGCGAAAATCCAGCGCTTTGGTAATTTCCGCTGCTGAAATGGTTGGTTTGCTGGTCATTGGCGTCCTCCTTTTTGTTGCCTAATGATACGTTGCTCTTCGGGTGTGAATCGCCGTGATTCGCGCATTTTTTGATAGGCTTTGTTGCGCGTCCAAGCGTCGATGTGTCCGCTTTCTAGTTCAGCCAACGTCAGCTCAAAAAAGTTCACCGCCGCCGTTGCATACAGCCAAGCCAGCCCCATCTTGACATAATAGCCATCGTGCCTGACGTTTCGCAGCGCCGCGAAAACCCGATCGATGCGTGCTTTATCCAGGAAATTAGTCATCAAAGAAATTACGCCGTAGCGCACTGTAAATTCAGCTTCGCCTTGTAGGCATTCTAGTGCAAAATCCCACCACAGTTCGCCGGCAAAGCGCCGCTTTTTTTCGATGAACACATCAATGTGCGCCCACGAATCAACGAGTGGCAAATATTGTTTAGTCAAATCAATCGCCGTCTGCTCATCGAGCCGAGCGTGCGTGATCAGCAGCCCGCATAGCAGCACGTAGTCAAATGACTTGTTCTTGGCTGTTAGTAATCTGCTAATGTCCGCTGCGCTTATGTTAGGCGCTAATTCCCTCGCCAATCGCCGTAAATCCGGCACACGCACACCGATGACCGGCATCTTGGTATTGACGATGCGCTTATTAAAGGCGGCGTAGGTTTCATTGCCTTGAGCAAGCGTTTCGAGTTGGCGCGTGAGGTTGTGAAGCATATGTTTATTATAACCTATAAGTGGCGCATTGCTAACGCTGCTTCCACCGTTTCGGCGAAACCCGGCATGAGCTTCATCTTGGGAACTTCTTTGAGATTAAACCAGGCAGCGGATTTATTTTCCCAATTAAGCCGGGGCGTAACGGTACTTGCCAGTTCAACGAGGATAGCAACAACGTGCCATTCACGATCTAGTTGCTGGTCAATCTGTACAAATGGCTGGCTGAGCTTCATATTGATAATATGTTGCCTTGAAATGCCGATCTCTTCGGCTAGTTCACCATACGCGATGTCTTTGATACTAAGATTGGGGTTGTCGATAAAACCGGATATGCCGTTAATCAGCTCCGGATAGGCGATAACTTCACTGCTACGTTTAGTCAGTAAGACCTGATCGCCCGAGGCAACGACACAATTTAACACAAAACACACACGTTCATCAGTATAGTTAACTCGTCCATCTTCAAAGCGTGGATAATTAGCCGTAAGGTCGCGAATGTGTTGCATGTAGGCGGCAGACGATTGCTTATCCATGTTTAGTACAAATAATCTAAAAATCAAAATGGAGCCACGATCGGGGCTTGAACCCGAGACCTCATCCTTACCATGGATGCGCTCTACCAACTGAGCTATCGCG of Candidatus Nanosynbacter lyticus contains these proteins:
- the rpmG gene encoding 50S ribosomal protein L33; translated protein: MAKKNTKRKLIGLVSNLSGHRTYYTTVNTQNRTTKGQGKLTLRKYDPVARQHATYTETKKNLGRNEVKPRKG
- a CDS encoding NAD(P)H-dependent oxidoreductase; this encodes MTSKPTISAAEITKALDFRHACKKFDANKKISDQDMELILEAIRLTPTSYGFEQFDVIVAQDQQLRQGLKKCAPINKPRFDASHFLIFTAKTADALSDHIDHILRDVKRMNLVERAAYKTFWKQWAKNDFKLMDTPDGLHQWSAHQAYIALGFAMLVAAERGIDSCPIEGFSIDQATEVLTTHQLIDPAKDLPVLMLALGYASRSDQPHLRSRRPLDEMVRWY
- a CDS encoding DNA alkylation repair protein is translated as MLHNLTRQLETLAQGNETYAAFNKRIVNTKMPVIGVRVPDLRRLARELAPNISAADISRLLTAKNKSFDYVLLCGLLITHARLDEQTAIDLTKQYLPLVDSWAHIDVFIEKKRRFAGELWWDFALECLQGEAEFTVRYGVISLMTNFLDKARIDRVFAALRNVRHDGYYVKMGLAWLYATAAVNFFELTLAELESGHIDAWTRNKAYQKMRESRRFTPEEQRIIRQQKGGRQ
- a CDS encoding NUDIX domain-containing protein, translating into MDKQSSAAYMQHIRDLTANYPRFEDGRVNYTDERVCFVLNCVVASGDQVLLTKRSSEVIAYPELINGISGFIDNPNLSIKDIAYGELAEEIGISRQHIINMKLSQPFVQIDQQLDREWHVVAILVELASTVTPRLNWENKSAAWFNLKEVPKMKLMPGFAETVEAALAMRHL